In Sedimentibacter sp. MB31-C6, one genomic interval encodes:
- a CDS encoding DUF3794 and LysM peptidoglycan-binding domain-containing protein — MFKLLSDTFIINEIVDSNSSEALLENEINISDNLPDIEKIVSTEGKININSVTVTTDNLTVSGDLLYNIIYRSNDEETSVCSTSGKLPFTEEITVPGATDNMEGQVYTYIDYIDSELISERNFLIKAVVILDTDVINKHPVDYISSLESDGSFQAKTKNIKYTDTVIQSSEEINVNDAVELSKGSNEISSILKADAEVYITNADVMNERMIVEGICKVDFLFTEDNNLSSTGYVSEEFPFTHYIEIKDSNEDMLRDIKVSLNELTYDVSENYDNEKKIIEFNANFTVEAKLYDTIEKNIIMDCYSTESQIELNSQKVNLSSIKDIKETDIKYDNNFDVVSGTIKDIYTVNISPKISEKRIFDDKYIVDGFLDVNLLYLNGDVNKIDSAYASLPFTASIDLDNDEAKSDILSDVKINKCNAYRKGNNSVIVNCEINIDMKFKDTDELTVISNITETGPLDYNKMPSLIFRVVQPGETIWDIAKNYNVSINYLNEINEISPEDELTPGTKIIIARKV, encoded by the coding sequence TTGTTTAAATTATTAAGCGATACTTTTATAATTAATGAAATTGTTGATTCAAATTCGTCTGAAGCTTTATTAGAAAATGAAATAAATATTTCTGATAATCTACCAGATATAGAAAAAATAGTTTCAACAGAAGGTAAAATTAATATTAACAGTGTGACAGTTACCACTGATAATTTAACTGTTAGTGGAGATTTACTTTATAATATTATTTACCGTTCTAATGATGAAGAAACATCAGTATGCTCAACTTCTGGTAAGCTTCCCTTTACAGAAGAAATAACTGTGCCAGGAGCTACTGACAATATGGAAGGTCAAGTTTATACATATATTGATTATATCGACTCAGAACTAATATCAGAAAGAAATTTTTTAATAAAGGCAGTTGTAATTCTCGATACAGATGTAATAAACAAACATCCTGTTGATTATATTTCAAGTTTAGAATCTGATGGTAGTTTTCAAGCAAAAACAAAAAATATTAAATATACAGATACTGTTATTCAATCTTCAGAAGAAATTAATGTAAATGATGCAGTTGAATTAAGTAAAGGCTCTAACGAAATTTCTAGTATCCTTAAGGCAGATGCAGAAGTTTATATAACTAATGCAGATGTTATGAATGAAAGGATGATTGTAGAAGGAATATGTAAAGTTGATTTCCTTTTCACTGAAGATAATAACTTAAGTTCTACAGGATATGTTTCAGAGGAATTTCCATTTACACACTACATTGAAATCAAAGATTCAAACGAAGATATGTTAAGAGACATAAAAGTATCATTAAATGAATTAACATATGATGTGTCAGAAAACTATGACAATGAGAAAAAAATTATTGAATTTAACGCAAACTTTACTGTAGAAGCAAAACTCTATGATACAATTGAGAAAAATATAATCATGGATTGCTACTCGACAGAATCTCAAATAGAATTAAATTCTCAAAAAGTTAATTTATCTTCTATTAAAGATATTAAAGAAACTGACATTAAATATGATAATAACTTCGATGTAGTGTCAGGTACAATTAAAGATATTTACACAGTAAATATTAGTCCTAAAATATCTGAAAAAAGAATATTTGATGACAAATATATAGTTGATGGTTTCCTAGATGTAAATTTATTATATTTAAATGGAGATGTAAATAAAATTGATAGTGCTTATGCATCATTGCCATTTACTGCTTCAATTGACTTAGATAATGACGAAGCAAAAAGCGACATACTCTCTGATGTAAAAATAAATAAATGTAATGCTTATAGAAAGGGCAATAATTCAGTAATAGTAAACTGTGAAATTAATATTGACATGAAATTTAAAGATACTGATGAATTGACAGTAATCAGTAACATTACTGAAACAGGACCACTTGACTACAACAAAATGCCTAGTTTAATATTCAGAGTAGTTCAACCAGGAGAAACAATTTGGGATATAGCTAAAAATTACAATGTATCAATTAATTATTTAAATGAAATAAATGAAATTTCTCCTGAAGATGAATTAACACCTGGTACTAAAATTATAATTGCTAGAAAAGTATAA
- the dnaB gene encoding replicative DNA helicase, translating to MSDLINLGKVPPHNLEAEQTVLGSALIDHVAVEKIINLLNTEDLYFEANREIFESIKQVHIQNIPVDVLTVTEELKKREKVDYIGGFEYLAKLTENIITSKNVEAYCNIIREKSTLRKLISASNEIIDKGYKENEDIQKIIELAESRIFSISQNRSINTFVEIKDVLLSVFNQLEERAMHKGSLTGITTGYDDLDRMTSGLQRSDLILLAARPSMGKTALALNLTMNAVKSGASVALFSLEMSKEQYVQRILSMESMVESNKLRTGNLEDEDWTRLISVMSTVSNYKVFIDDTPSISMFEMMSKCRRLKIESGLDLIVVDYLQLMTDGRKTDSRQQEISNISRGLKALARELDCPVLALSQLSRAPEQRTDHRPIMSDLRESGAIEQDADVVMMLYRDEYYHPDDTEKRGITEVILTKQRNGPIGTVELAWIEQYTKFGNIQK from the coding sequence ATGTCTGATTTAATAAATTTAGGTAAAGTTCCTCCACATAATTTAGAAGCTGAACAAACTGTGTTGGGTTCAGCATTAATAGATCATGTTGCAGTAGAAAAAATAATAAATCTTTTAAATACTGAAGATTTATATTTTGAGGCAAATAGAGAGATCTTTGAAAGTATAAAGCAGGTTCACATACAAAATATTCCTGTTGATGTTCTTACTGTTACAGAAGAACTGAAGAAAAGAGAAAAAGTTGATTATATTGGTGGTTTTGAGTATTTAGCAAAACTTACAGAAAATATTATTACTTCAAAAAATGTTGAGGCATATTGTAATATAATAAGAGAAAAATCAACTTTGAGAAAACTTATAAGTGCTTCGAATGAAATAATTGATAAGGGATATAAAGAAAATGAGGATATTCAAAAGATTATTGAATTAGCTGAATCAAGGATTTTTTCTATATCTCAAAATAGAAGTATTAATACCTTTGTTGAAATAAAAGATGTTCTATTAAGTGTATTTAATCAACTTGAAGAAAGAGCAATGCATAAAGGAAGTTTGACTGGTATAACTACAGGATATGATGACCTTGACAGAATGACATCCGGCCTACAAAGGTCAGATTTAATTCTATTGGCAGCAAGACCTTCTATGGGTAAAACTGCATTAGCCTTAAACCTTACGATGAATGCTGTAAAATCTGGGGCTTCTGTAGCTCTTTTTAGCCTTGAAATGTCAAAGGAGCAATATGTACAAAGAATCCTTAGTATGGAAAGTATGGTTGAAAGCAATAAACTTAGGACAGGCAATTTAGAAGATGAAGATTGGACAAGGCTTATATCAGTAATGAGTACTGTCTCAAATTATAAGGTGTTCATTGATGACACTCCATCTATTTCTATGTTTGAAATGATGTCTAAGTGTAGGCGTTTAAAAATTGAAAGTGGTTTAGATTTAATTGTTGTCGATTATCTTCAATTAATGACTGACGGTAGAAAAACAGATAGTAGACAACAGGAAATTTCTAATATTTCAAGGGGATTAAAGGCATTGGCAAGAGAGCTGGATTGCCCTGTATTGGCCTTATCTCAGTTATCCCGTGCACCAGAACAGAGAACTGACCACAGGCCTATAATGTCTGACTTGAGAGAGTCTGGGGCTATAGAGCAGGATGCCGACGTAGTTATGATGCTTTATAGAGATGAATATTATCATCCAGATGATACTGAGAAAAGAGGAATTACTGAAGTTATACTTACTAAACAGAGAAATGGTCCAATTGGAACAGTAGAACTTGCATGGATTGAACAGTATACGAAATTTGGAAATATACAGAAATAA
- a CDS encoding S41 family peptidase has protein sequence MKRKICLILAIIMILSTLTSYAFARELDEEKFESDVEFMQDVIKFVLQDYQYEVDQDDIINGLYVGFFNVLDEYSVYYTPEEYQSLIDNTAGEFTGIGVQIIDSEGQVTVLTPLADSPAIKAGIEPGDIIKYVDGLDITGMTIGEASAIIKGPEGTTVKIGVIRDGKNLNFDVIRNKIVTSTVEGKILENNIGYLKITEFANNTVELAKKELDVFDESNIKDIVIDLRNNGGGTLKAAIDMLNLFVTEGPVVYVDYATGEEYVYSSNLKQQKYDIAVLINGGSASATEIFAGAVKYKNEGVIVGTKSFGKGIVQSLYRLKNGSGVKFTTAEYFSIDKTPVHKIGITPHIVVENPKIDTSKYPEFSKEQKPNLGDVSLDVLSAEMILQTLGYDVNEPDGVYDNTSFEQVKNFQDDNNLSAYGTIDIATQNKLYSELLEYANSSMEDIQLEKAIEQLLNN, from the coding sequence ATGAAGAGAAAAATTTGTTTAATACTGGCTATTATTATGATACTATCTACACTAACATCTTACGCCTTTGCTAGAGAATTAGACGAAGAAAAATTTGAATCAGATGTCGAATTTATGCAAGATGTAATTAAATTTGTCCTACAAGATTATCAGTATGAAGTAGATCAAGACGATATTATCAATGGACTTTACGTTGGTTTTTTTAATGTTTTAGATGAATATAGCGTATATTATACTCCAGAAGAATATCAATCATTGATTGATAACACTGCTGGTGAATTTACTGGAATTGGAGTTCAAATTATTGATTCTGAAGGACAAGTTACTGTGTTAACTCCATTAGCAGATTCTCCAGCAATTAAAGCAGGTATTGAGCCAGGAGATATTATAAAATATGTTGATGGGTTAGATATTACAGGAATGACAATTGGAGAAGCATCAGCTATCATTAAGGGTCCTGAAGGCACTACAGTAAAAATTGGCGTTATTCGTGACGGAAAAAATTTAAATTTTGATGTAATTCGAAACAAAATCGTTACTAGTACTGTAGAAGGAAAAATCTTAGAGAATAATATCGGTTATCTTAAAATTACTGAATTTGCTAATAATACAGTTGAACTTGCAAAAAAAGAACTTGATGTTTTTGATGAAAGCAATATAAAAGATATTGTAATAGATTTAAGAAACAATGGTGGCGGTACTTTAAAAGCAGCAATTGATATGTTGAATTTATTCGTTACTGAAGGACCAGTGGTATATGTTGATTATGCAACAGGAGAAGAATATGTTTATTCAAGTAATCTAAAACAACAAAAATATGATATAGCAGTTTTAATAAATGGCGGAAGCGCCAGTGCAACAGAAATTTTTGCTGGTGCTGTTAAATATAAGAATGAAGGAGTAATAGTAGGGACTAAATCCTTTGGCAAAGGAATAGTTCAATCTCTGTATCGTTTGAAAAATGGTTCAGGTGTTAAATTTACTACTGCAGAATATTTTTCAATTGATAAAACTCCCGTTCATAAAATAGGAATCACACCACATATTGTAGTAGAAAATCCAAAAATAGATACATCAAAATATCCTGAATTCAGCAAAGAGCAAAAACCAAACTTAGGTGATGTAAGCCTTGATGTGCTTTCTGCTGAAATGATATTACAGACTTTAGGTTACGACGTAAATGAACCTGATGGTGTTTATGACAATACATCATTTGAACAAGTGAAAAACTTCCAAGATGATAATAATTTAAGTGCTTACGGTACAATTGATATAGCTACACAAAACAAATTATATTCAGAATTATTAGAATATGCTAACAGTAGCATGGAAGATATACAGCTTGAAAAAGCAATTGAACAACTATTAAACAATTAA
- a CDS encoding DHH family phosphoesterase yields MDDNKKTPKFLEENSFIYFILTIVIIAIFIIERMYYYAGIFGLILIIITAITLKRQITNEKDFKKYIINYTKNIENLSVNSFYNFPTPICVIGNQGKLFWINSKFNELVGENIENLENITGFFSDFPIDYLEGKQDGIINNIELPEVGRNFNIMFYELEEGKFGEGNSYVLYWIENTAYTILKNKYNDERPIAMLIQIDNYDEISEKMDKGEKSAMTAEVEKILNKYASEMNGFVLKYDTYRFFMMIENKYLDALESKKFSMLEDVKGLKNDADYYFTLSIGVGAYSKTLAQLVEYAKGALDVSLGRGGDQAVVKRINSVKFYGGKSKAVEKRTKVKARIISYALRQIIDQSSNVIIMGHRVGDMDSLGASIGLYSIARSRGKKSYIVLNNVNYALKNMYERIKVEDSHYLESIIDTETALSLVEQNTLCVVLDTHRGSYTEAPELLTNVEKIVLIDHHRRSEEYIENTLLDYIEPYASSTCELVSEIIQYMDDHIKLTKFEADALMAGIVVDTNSFTFKTGVRTFEAASFLRRNGADTVDVKQLFNDSLDAMKKKTEIIDKSEIKYGDIAISYIDEIADDSNVIAAQSADELLTIKDVVASFVLVRNEDYINISGRSIGNVNVQVIMEYLGGGGHLNMAGAQIQTTDMEEAKAKLYEAISYYKEESVNK; encoded by the coding sequence ATGGATGACAATAAAAAAACTCCAAAATTTCTAGAGGAAAATAGTTTTATCTACTTTATATTAACTATTGTAATTATTGCAATTTTTATTATTGAGAGGATGTATTATTATGCTGGGATTTTTGGACTAATATTAATTATAATTACAGCAATAACTTTAAAGAGACAAATAACAAATGAAAAAGATTTTAAAAAGTATATAATAAATTACACTAAAAATATTGAAAATCTATCAGTTAACTCATTTTATAATTTCCCTACACCTATTTGTGTAATTGGCAACCAAGGTAAACTTTTTTGGATTAATTCAAAATTTAATGAATTAGTTGGTGAAAATATAGAGAATCTTGAAAATATTACAGGTTTTTTTTCAGATTTTCCTATTGATTATTTAGAAGGAAAACAAGATGGGATAATTAATAATATTGAGTTACCTGAAGTTGGTAGAAATTTCAATATTATGTTCTATGAACTTGAAGAAGGTAAGTTTGGAGAAGGTAATTCTTATGTATTATATTGGATAGAAAATACTGCTTATACGATACTTAAAAATAAATATAACGATGAACGTCCAATAGCTATGTTGATTCAAATCGATAATTACGATGAAATATCTGAAAAGATGGACAAAGGTGAAAAATCTGCAATGACAGCAGAGGTTGAAAAAATACTTAATAAGTATGCTTCTGAAATGAATGGTTTTGTATTAAAATATGATACGTATAGATTTTTTATGATGATAGAAAATAAATATCTTGATGCTCTTGAATCAAAAAAATTCTCTATGCTGGAGGATGTTAAGGGATTAAAGAACGATGCTGATTATTATTTTACATTAAGTATAGGTGTTGGAGCTTATTCTAAAACTTTAGCACAATTAGTTGAATATGCCAAAGGTGCATTAGATGTTTCTTTAGGTAGAGGTGGAGATCAAGCTGTTGTAAAAAGAATTAATTCAGTTAAATTCTATGGCGGTAAAAGCAAGGCAGTTGAAAAGCGTACAAAGGTAAAAGCTAGAATAATATCCTATGCATTAAGACAAATTATAGACCAAAGTTCTAACGTAATTATTATGGGTCATAGAGTTGGAGATATGGACAGTTTAGGTGCATCAATAGGATTGTATAGTATTGCCAGAAGCAGAGGAAAGAAATCTTATATAGTTTTAAATAATGTGAATTATGCTTTGAAAAATATGTATGAAAGAATTAAAGTTGAAGATAGTCATTATTTAGAGTCAATAATAGATACAGAAACAGCGTTAAGTCTCGTAGAACAAAATACTCTATGTGTTGTTTTAGACACACATAGAGGAAGCTATACAGAGGCACCGGAACTATTGACAAATGTGGAAAAAATTGTACTCATTGACCATCACAGGAGAAGTGAAGAATATATAGAGAATACGTTGCTTGACTATATTGAGCCTTATGCTTCTTCAACATGTGAATTAGTATCCGAGATAATACAGTATATGGATGATCATATTAAATTGACTAAATTTGAAGCAGATGCTTTAATGGCTGGTATAGTTGTTGATACAAATTCTTTTACTTTTAAAACTGGTGTTAGAACTTTTGAAGCTGCATCATTTTTAAGAAGAAATGGAGCTGATACAGTAGATGTTAAACAGCTCTTTAATGATAGTCTTGATGCAATGAAAAAGAAAACAGAAATAATAGATAAATCAGAAATAAAGTATGGTGATATAGCAATATCATATATAGATGAAATTGCAGATGATTCAAATGTAATTGCAGCACAAAGTGCTGATGAACTTTTAACAATTAAAGACGTTGTAGCAAGTTTTGTATTAGTGAGAAATGAAGATTATATTAATATTAGTGGTCGCTCTATAGGAAATGTTAATGTTCAAGTAATTATGGAATACCTAGGCGGAGGTGGACATTTAAATATGGCAGGAGCGCAAATTCAAACAACTGATATGGAAGAGGCGAAAGCTAAACTGTATGAAGCAATAAGTTATTATAAAGAGGAGAGTGTTAATAAATGA
- the rplI gene encoding 50S ribosomal protein L9 has product MKVILLEDVKNVGKKGKIINAKDGYARNFLFPKNLAIEATQANLKNLENVKKKQEEKEREIYEEAKKLEESLMKVSMVIKSKVGENGKLFGSITTKEIAEQLEVENGITIDKRKFELEEPIKSVGNYSVKVKLHPQVTAKINVIVTEN; this is encoded by the coding sequence ATGAAAGTAATATTATTAGAAGACGTGAAAAATGTAGGCAAAAAAGGAAAGATAATAAATGCAAAAGATGGATATGCAAGAAATTTCTTATTTCCTAAGAATTTAGCTATAGAAGCAACACAAGCAAATTTAAAAAACTTAGAAAATGTTAAGAAAAAACAAGAAGAAAAAGAAAGAGAAATATATGAAGAAGCTAAAAAACTAGAAGAAAGTCTTATGAAAGTTTCTATGGTAATAAAATCTAAGGTTGGAGAAAATGGAAAACTATTTGGCTCCATTACTACTAAAGAAATAGCTGAACAATTAGAAGTAGAAAATGGAATAACTATAGATAAAAGAAAATTTGAACTAGAAGAACCGATAAAGTCAGTCGGTAACTACTCTGTTAAAGTTAAGCTTCATCCACAGGTAACAGCTAAGATAAATGTTATTGTTACAGAAAATTAA
- a CDS encoding CTP synthase: MPKYIFITGGVVSSLGKGITAASLGRLLKARGLNVTLQKFDPYLNVDPGTMSPYQHGEVYVTDDGAETDLDLGHYERIVDIDLTKYSSITSGKIYWSVLNKERKGDYLGGTVQVIPHVTNEIKKMLKRVATVKDVDVVITEIGGTVGDIESLPFLEAIRQIRYEVGRENVMYIHVTLLPYLSKAGELKTKPTQHSVKELLSIGIQPDLLVCRSEKEITWDLKSKIALFCNVDKENVIQNADANSLYDIPLLLENEGLARLVCNHFGIVCKDPDLTEWKEMVKRSKNPQHYVNIALVGKYVELKDAYLSVAEALKHAGIDNSAEVNINWIHSADISEENYEELLKDCNGILVPGGFGDRGIEGKVLAAKYARDNNKPFLGICLGMQMAVVDFARNVLQYSDANSSEFNEQSEHPVIDLMNDQKDLQNKGGTMRLGRYPCKLIDGTKAKEAYDGADLISERHRHRYEFNNEFRQVFEDNGLIISGVSPDNKLVEIVELKDHPWFVGAQFHPEFKSRPTRSHPLFKHLIKAAIENK, translated from the coding sequence ATGCCAAAATACATTTTTATTACAGGAGGAGTCGTTTCTTCATTAGGAAAGGGAATAACAGCAGCTTCTTTGGGAAGATTGCTTAAAGCAAGGGGTTTAAATGTAACACTTCAAAAATTTGATCCATATTTAAATGTTGACCCTGGCACGATGAGTCCATATCAACATGGAGAAGTTTATGTTACAGACGATGGTGCTGAAACAGATTTAGACTTAGGACACTATGAAAGAATAGTTGATATAGATTTGACTAAATATAGCAGTATAACATCTGGAAAAATATATTGGTCTGTTTTAAATAAGGAAAGAAAAGGTGATTATTTAGGAGGAACAGTACAGGTAATACCTCATGTAACAAATGAAATTAAAAAGATGCTAAAAAGGGTTGCTACAGTTAAGGACGTTGATGTAGTAATAACAGAAATTGGTGGTACTGTAGGTGATATCGAAAGTTTACCTTTCTTAGAAGCTATTAGACAAATTCGTTACGAAGTAGGAAGAGAAAATGTAATGTATATACATGTTACTTTATTACCTTATTTATCAAAAGCTGGAGAACTTAAAACAAAACCTACACAACATAGTGTTAAAGAGCTTTTAAGTATAGGGATTCAGCCGGATTTACTTGTTTGTAGATCTGAAAAAGAAATAACATGGGATTTAAAGTCTAAAATTGCTTTGTTCTGTAATGTAGATAAAGAAAATGTAATACAAAATGCTGATGCAAATTCATTATATGACATACCCCTATTGTTAGAGAACGAAGGTTTAGCTAGACTTGTTTGTAATCATTTTGGTATAGTTTGTAAAGACCCTGATCTAACAGAATGGAAGGAAATGGTTAAACGTTCCAAAAATCCACAACATTATGTAAATATAGCTTTGGTAGGAAAATACGTTGAACTTAAAGACGCTTACTTATCTGTAGCAGAAGCTTTAAAACATGCTGGGATTGATAATTCAGCTGAAGTTAATATAAATTGGATACATTCAGCAGATATATCTGAAGAAAATTATGAAGAACTTTTAAAAGATTGTAATGGAATACTAGTACCAGGTGGTTTTGGAGATAGAGGAATTGAAGGAAAGGTGCTAGCTGCTAAATATGCTAGAGATAACAATAAACCTTTTTTAGGTATATGCTTAGGTATGCAGATGGCTGTTGTAGATTTTGCTAGAAATGTACTTCAATATAGTGATGCCAATAGTTCTGAATTTAATGAACAATCTGAACACCCAGTAATAGATTTGATGAATGATCAAAAAGATTTACAAAATAAAGGCGGAACTATGAGACTAGGCAGGTATCCATGTAAGTTAATTGATGGTACAAAAGCTAAAGAAGCCTATGACGGTGCTGATTTAATTTCAGAAAGACATAGACATAGATATGAATTTAATAATGAGTTTAGACAAGTTTTTGAAGATAATGGACTTATAATTTCTGGGGTTTCTCCTGACAACAAGCTTGTAGAAATTGTTGAATTAAAAGATCATCCATGGTTTGTAGGCGCCCAATTCCATCCAGAATTTAAGTCAAGACCTACAAGAAGTCATCCATTGTTTAAACATTTAATAAAGGCAGCAATAGAAAATAAATAA
- a CDS encoding 2-isopropylmalate synthase has protein sequence MDKIIKIFDTTLRDGEQSPGCSMNLKEKIEISQQLERLNVDIIEAGFAAASPGDLNSIQEISKNINNCIITSLARAHKDDIDKAIESLKYAKHPRIHVFLATSPIHMKHKLRMNPDEVVEKVESMVAYAKLKCNDIEFSAEDATRSDIDFLAKVFNKAIKAGATTINIPDTVGYTTPDEYYNFITDIINRCPALKTVDISVHCHNDLGLGVANSIAAIKAGATQIECTINGIGERAGNAALEEIVMALKTRKDLYNADTRIDTKQITKSSNLLTRITGIKVQPNKAIVGANAFAHESGIHQHGVLNNKKTYEILTPESIGLDTNKLVLGKHSGRHAFNDKLIQLGYSLSKKELDEAFKRFKNLADKKKDVYDKDIDALVSRQKIEVPKAFELEKYVINSGNVITSTATVAIKKDNTIIEEVAVGEGPIYASFKAIEKVYGKKLELDDFSLNSITEGEDALGDAVVRLKENGQTYVGRGLSTDIIEASIKAYINALNKIKYTNQNN, from the coding sequence ATGGATAAAATTATAAAAATTTTTGACACAACTTTAAGAGATGGTGAACAGTCACCTGGCTGTAGTATGAATTTAAAAGAAAAAATTGAAATATCACAACAATTAGAAAGATTGAATGTAGATATTATTGAAGCCGGATTTGCAGCTGCATCACCTGGAGATTTAAACTCCATACAAGAAATTTCAAAAAATATAAATAACTGCATAATAACAAGTTTGGCTAGAGCACATAAAGATGATATCGACAAGGCAATTGAAAGTTTAAAATATGCAAAGCATCCTCGTATTCATGTTTTTTTAGCAACATCACCAATACACATGAAACACAAATTAAGAATGAACCCTGACGAAGTTGTTGAAAAGGTTGAAAGTATGGTTGCTTATGCTAAATTAAAATGTAATGATATTGAATTTTCTGCAGAAGATGCTACTAGAAGCGATATAGATTTTCTTGCTAAAGTATTTAATAAGGCTATAAAAGCTGGCGCAACTACAATTAATATTCCAGATACCGTCGGTTATACAACGCCTGACGAATATTATAACTTTATCACAGATATTATAAATAGATGCCCTGCATTAAAAACAGTAGACATATCTGTTCATTGTCATAATGATTTAGGTCTTGGTGTTGCAAACTCTATTGCTGCAATAAAGGCTGGAGCTACTCAAATTGAATGTACTATTAATGGAATTGGAGAAAGGGCTGGAAATGCAGCTTTAGAAGAAATTGTAATGGCTCTTAAAACTAGAAAAGACCTTTACAACGCTGATACTAGAATAGATACTAAGCAAATAACTAAAAGCAGCAATCTATTAACTAGAATTACAGGAATAAAGGTACAGCCTAACAAGGCAATAGTAGGAGCAAATGCCTTTGCTCACGAATCTGGCATTCACCAGCATGGAGTTCTTAACAACAAAAAAACTTACGAAATATTAACTCCTGAATCAATAGGACTTGATACAAATAAGTTAGTTCTTGGCAAACACTCAGGTAGACATGCTTTTAATGACAAATTAATACAACTTGGATACAGCTTATCAAAAAAAGAATTAGATGAAGCATTTAAAAGATTCAAAAATCTTGCAGATAAAAAGAAAGATGTATATGACAAAGATATTGACGCTTTAGTTTCTAGGCAAAAAATTGAGGTTCCAAAAGCTTTTGAACTTGAAAAATATGTAATTAACAGTGGTAATGTTATAACTTCAACTGCTACAGTTGCTATCAAAAAAGACAATACCATAATAGAGGAAGTTGCTGTAGGAGAAGGACCAATTTATGCTTCCTTTAAAGCAATTGAAAAAGTATATGGGAAAAAATTAGAATTAGATGACTTTTCATTAAATTCGATAACTGAAGGTGAAGATGCATTAGGCGATGCCGTCGTAAGGCTAAAAGAAAATGGACAAACATATGTAGGCAGAGGTTTAAGTACAGATATTATTGAAGCAAGTATAAAGGCATATATTAACGCTTTAAATAAAATTAAATATACAAATCAAAATAATTAA
- a CDS encoding DUF2232 domain-containing protein, with product MNRNLKTSSITEAAMITGILVIVAYISSFFSFVLFFYPTPAIFLAKRKGLRYASLSLIAAGILISMLLGLQNGITFLILYSPMSIALAYGTCKNEEPNKTILYGSAAFMISFVIFVLLMQAILGISFVQQLELMYEESINMTKDMLIGTAGNIDNESISGIAEELDNMAITMSYIINNLFPAILIVSSVAMSYVNYIVASKFAKRFSIDIRQHTGISHFSFPRNFMIAMAVLLLLSYLMSVFNINVRIIQSNIFFIAYMAMFVQGFAVLKFFLIKWNLNKVLITIILILVLLGAMFGQILVLTGVLDLVLDLRKIKHNAI from the coding sequence ATGAATAGAAACTTGAAAACTTCTAGTATTACTGAGGCTGCAATGATAACAGGAATACTAGTTATAGTAGCATATATATCATCTTTCTTTTCCTTTGTGTTATTTTTTTATCCTACACCAGCTATTTTTTTAGCTAAGAGGAAGGGATTGAGGTATGCCAGTCTATCTTTAATTGCAGCAGGTATTTTGATTAGCATGCTGTTAGGTTTACAAAATGGGATTACATTTTTAATTTTATATTCTCCCATGTCGATAGCTCTTGCATATGGTACTTGTAAAAATGAAGAACCAAATAAAACAATTTTGTATGGATCAGCAGCATTTATGATTTCATTTGTTATATTTGTATTACTGATGCAGGCAATTCTAGGAATAAGTTTTGTTCAGCAGTTAGAGTTAATGTATGAAGAAAGCATCAATATGACTAAGGATATGCTTATTGGTACTGCTGGAAATATAGATAATGAAAGTATAAGTGGTATTGCTGAAGAATTGGATAATATGGCTATAACTATGTCATATATTATTAATAATTTATTTCCTGCAATTTTAATAGTTTCATCAGTTGCTATGTCATATGTTAATTACATTGTAGCAAGTAAGTTTGCAAAGAGGTTTTCTATAGATATTAGACAACATACGGGTATAAGTCATTTTTCTTTTCCAAGAAATTTTATGATAGCAATGGCTGTGTTATTGTTACTATCTTATTTGATGAGTGTATTCAATATTAATGTAAGAATAATTCAATCAAATATATTTTTTATTGCATATATGGCTATGTTTGTACAAGGTTTTGCAGTTTTAAAATTCTTTTTAATAAAGTGGAATTTAAATAAAGTACTTATTACAATTATTTTAATACTTGTATTATTAGGGGCTATGTTTGGACAAATTCTTGTCTTAACTGGTGTTCTGGATTTAGTACTAGACTTAAGAAAGATTAAACATAATGCAATATAA